The Phycisphaerae bacterium RAS1 genome includes a region encoding these proteins:
- the cbs gene encoding putative cystathionine beta-synthase, whose protein sequence is MLGMYDNALDAIGQTPLIRLSRVAERLPCPVYGKIEFFNPGGSIKDRIGKAMIEKAERDGIIKPGVTTIIEPTSGNTGVGLAMVAAIKGYRCIFVMPDKMSAEKTALLQAYGGEVVIVPTNVAPDSPESYAGVAKRLLNEIPNAWQPNQFTNLANPEIHYLTTGPEIWQQTHGKVTVYVAGIGTGGTISGVGKYLKERNPNIRIIGADPEGSVLSGGTPGPWKVEGIGEDYVPKTFNSQVVDDWVRVSDKESFSVARKIARLEGLLVGGSCGTAAAAALRYAERCTPRDLVVALFPDTGRNYLSKLYNDEWMRQNGFFDDGTRPATAGDLVAAQGERELMCLSPNQTMQDAIDLFRLQSISQIPIIEQERSVGGIQEVTLARLLHEGRNPRAVRLGDIMARPFPEVGEHITLDEVYRLLMSGNTGVLVRQDGKVRGIITRIDLVNFWDTAATAAAKA, encoded by the coding sequence ATGCTGGGGATGTACGACAACGCCCTCGACGCCATCGGCCAGACGCCCCTGATCCGCCTCAGCCGCGTTGCGGAGCGCCTGCCTTGCCCAGTCTACGGCAAGATCGAGTTCTTCAACCCCGGCGGCAGCATCAAGGACCGCATCGGCAAGGCCATGATCGAAAAGGCCGAGCGCGACGGGATCATCAAGCCGGGTGTGACCACCATCATCGAGCCGACCTCGGGCAACACGGGGGTGGGTCTCGCCATGGTCGCCGCGATCAAGGGCTATCGCTGCATCTTTGTAATGCCCGACAAGATGAGCGCGGAGAAGACGGCGCTTCTCCAAGCCTACGGCGGCGAAGTCGTCATCGTGCCGACCAACGTCGCGCCGGATTCGCCTGAGAGCTACGCGGGCGTCGCCAAGCGGTTGCTGAACGAAATCCCGAATGCGTGGCAGCCGAATCAGTTCACCAACCTCGCCAACCCCGAGATTCACTACCTGACGACCGGCCCGGAAATCTGGCAACAGACGCACGGGAAGGTCACGGTGTATGTCGCCGGCATCGGCACCGGCGGAACGATCTCCGGCGTGGGCAAGTATCTGAAAGAGCGCAATCCGAACATTCGCATCATCGGGGCGGATCCGGAGGGCTCCGTGCTGTCGGGCGGGACGCCGGGGCCGTGGAAGGTGGAGGGCATCGGCGAAGACTACGTGCCCAAGACGTTCAACAGCCAGGTGGTGGACGACTGGGTGCGCGTCAGCGACAAAGAGTCGTTCAGCGTCGCCCGCAAGATCGCGCGGCTGGAGGGGTTGCTGGTGGGCGGATCGTGCGGCACGGCGGCGGCGGCGGCGCTGCGCTACGCGGAGCGCTGCACGCCGCGCGACCTGGTGGTGGCGCTGTTTCCGGACACGGGACGAAACTACCTGAGCAAGCTGTACAACGACGAGTGGATGCGGCAGAACGGGTTCTTCGACGACGGCACGCGGCCGGCGACGGCGGGCGACCTGGTCGCGGCGCAAGGCGAGCGCGAGCTGATGTGCCTGTCGCCGAACCAGACCATGCAGGACGCGATCGACCTTTTCCGCTTGCAGTCGATTTCGCAGATTCCGATCATTGAGCAGGAGCGCAGCGTGGGGGGGATTCAGGAAGTGACGCTGGCGCGGCTGCTGCACGAGGGGCGCAACCCGCGGGCGGTGCGGCTGGGAGACATCATGGCGCGGCCGTTTCCGGAGGTGGGCGAGCACATCACGCTGGACGAGGTCTACCGGCTGCTGATGTCGGGGAACACGGGCGTGCTGGTTCGGCAGGATGGGAAAGTCCGCGGGATCATCACGCGGATCGATCTCGTGAATTTCTGGGACACGGCGGCGACGGCGGCGGCGAAGGCGTAG
- the phbC gene encoding Poly-beta-hydroxybutyrate polymerase, translating to MTTQIPWMPTPDQIFGAWQSAMRKVMATPTVMDTMKRVQVGCTPTRTIHREDKMRVLRYESDVEKRFKTPLLFVFALVNRPYILDLKTGKSVVQHFVNRGFDVYNLDWGVPADGDRYLALEDYIQGYMHETIEKICERTGAPHVNLLGYCMGGTMTAMYTAIRPQRVRNLISLTAPFDWSQKSSLLDVWCDEKYFDVDKVIEVYGNAPPHWLQSSFTMLRPVQNLFEKWQGFYDNMEDEKYLEDFFAMETWLNDNIPVAGETFRQFVKYCYQKNLLIQNKFHLGDERVDLKNIVCPMLNLIASNDHLVPPDHSHPLNEAVGSTDRKTMVFPAGHIGMAVSSRAHRDLWPKVCDWLEERSEPVG from the coding sequence ATGACGACTCAAATCCCCTGGATGCCCACGCCGGACCAGATTTTCGGCGCCTGGCAAAGCGCCATGCGCAAGGTCATGGCCACGCCGACCGTGATGGACACCATGAAACGCGTCCAGGTCGGCTGCACGCCCACGCGCACGATCCATCGCGAAGACAAGATGCGCGTGCTGCGCTACGAATCGGACGTCGAGAAACGCTTCAAGACGCCGCTGCTGTTCGTCTTCGCGCTCGTCAACCGGCCCTACATTCTGGATCTGAAGACCGGCAAGAGCGTCGTGCAGCATTTCGTCAACCGCGGGTTCGACGTCTACAACCTGGACTGGGGCGTTCCGGCCGACGGCGACCGCTACCTGGCGCTGGAGGACTACATCCAGGGCTACATGCACGAGACCATCGAGAAGATCTGCGAGCGCACCGGCGCCCCGCACGTCAACCTGCTGGGTTACTGCATGGGCGGCACGATGACGGCCATGTACACGGCCATCCGCCCGCAGCGCGTCCGCAATCTGATCAGCCTCACGGCGCCGTTCGACTGGTCGCAGAAGAGCAGCCTGCTCGACGTCTGGTGCGATGAGAAATACTTTGACGTGGACAAGGTCATCGAAGTCTACGGCAACGCCCCGCCGCACTGGCTGCAATCCTCCTTCACCATGCTGCGACCCGTGCAGAATCTCTTCGAGAAGTGGCAGGGATTCTATGACAACATGGAGGACGAGAAGTACCTCGAAGACTTCTTCGCCATGGAAACCTGGCTCAACGACAACATCCCCGTCGCCGGCGAGACGTTCCGGCAGTTCGTGAAGTACTGCTACCAGAAGAACCTGCTGATCCAGAACAAGTTTCACCTGGGCGACGAACGAGTCGATCTCAAAAACATCGTCTGCCCGATGCTGAACCTGATCGCGTCCAACGATCACCTGGTGCCGCCGGATCACAGCCATCCGCTCAACGAGGCGGTCGGCTCGACCGACCGCAAGACGATGGTCTTCCCGGCCGGACACATCGGCATGGCGGTGAGCAGCCGGGCGCATCGCGATCTGTGGCCCAAGGTGTGCGACTGGCTGGAGGAGCGCAGCGAGCCGGTCGGCTAA
- the blaSE_2 gene encoding Glutamyl endopeptidase precursor: protein MRSALVARRLVVAFSVVSAGLFFGSSVVLVQNSMAAGGAGGGPSAAPPAKVESIDAANAQDVHRPGDPSASESMPIALDYTLLPDDLYSMQDRPLTDADTLPADPLTMFDADRFDVLTEQSESWPDESDLGDLPDQDEQEALGEGASGDLTPQELDGLRAMAPVPPSLIANPDYDPARRVCKLFFNNASTTAGMGDDTWDALVPVAQRVCGGNSRAAGAVANVIIIRRGADGIMTTPTNNCHAMPGGDDRYDANGNITSGADGIIDTRPNVDGSYFNSGCTGTLIDSKHIVTAGHCVYDRVDRPAANVRITYNSFVDRMRVVPAYDSGNAPYCDAFAVHVQSFFGWTQNGNYDADMAIVELDRPIGALTGWFGYGVRSDCAFYLPGPGGTFFNNFSYPGRALSNGMRMYNQGGRFDACGGNDCAGVNRPNQVEYNQLSYGGQSGSSFYAFTGMPAQRRVYAILSNGTNVPPCTGNPRINNAAFTSFQNYITAHTPVGVDLVPLNCRVTPAHPMEVVAGNRVTTFNYLVHNYSRNGHNAVSQQVSTYLSGNDIISVADTLVGTHTFSWNFGSKKSVRINVNANRPLIPLNTAPNDYFLGVIVNINDANNGNNATVRCDVAKIRVVGGGACCLNDGTCLPARSLAQCNAAGGMYQGNGTSCTPNPCPVVMGACCRPESGECFVTTQSTCQLSGWNYQGDNTTCAPNPCPQPPTGACCPLDGSPCHVTNAYLCAQGGGQYQGNNVPCLPNPCQPTTQPVAGACCDAAGECAELTEDECEFVGGVFYGAGTLCATTNCAQEPVGACCFGVNCIDLTEFDCAISGGLWLGAGFNCLANPCFDPPLTGACCDTLTGTCLQLTSQQCLDAGGVYFGDLSSCDPSPCGYISGACCDAGGGCTVQTEIACWLGGGTYGGDGTTCTPNPCPQPATGACCDAYGVCAIRTAADCATVGGTYFGDGSECANHPCSPPGSGACCDAVGDCYIALAPDCSATGGTYLGDNTACGDGACAFANGACCDLAGGCSIASQNGCAGQGGLFLGPASTCAPGACPSLCLCGDANCDGVVNALDINAFVMAVNSQAQWQSMFTCDFLCSNDVNRDGAVNILDINAFVAALAAGGCQ, encoded by the coding sequence ATGCGCTCGGCTCTTGTCGCGCGACGCCTGGTCGTCGCCTTTTCGGTTGTGTCCGCCGGCCTGTTTTTCGGAAGCAGTGTTGTTCTGGTTCAGAATTCGATGGCCGCGGGCGGGGCAGGGGGAGGGCCGAGCGCGGCGCCGCCGGCGAAGGTCGAGTCGATCGACGCGGCCAATGCGCAGGACGTGCACCGGCCCGGGGACCCGTCCGCGAGCGAGTCGATGCCTATCGCGCTCGACTACACGCTCTTGCCCGACGACCTCTATTCGATGCAGGATCGCCCGCTGACGGACGCGGACACGCTGCCGGCCGACCCGCTCACGATGTTTGATGCGGACCGGTTCGACGTGCTCACCGAGCAGTCGGAGAGCTGGCCCGATGAATCCGACCTTGGCGACCTCCCGGATCAGGACGAGCAGGAGGCGCTGGGAGAAGGCGCGTCGGGCGATCTCACCCCGCAAGAGCTGGATGGGCTTCGAGCGATGGCCCCCGTTCCGCCGTCGCTGATCGCCAACCCCGACTATGACCCCGCCCGGCGCGTCTGCAAGCTGTTCTTCAATAACGCTTCCACGACCGCCGGGATGGGCGATGACACCTGGGACGCCCTGGTTCCGGTGGCGCAGCGCGTCTGCGGCGGAAACTCGCGTGCGGCGGGCGCCGTCGCGAATGTGATCATTATCCGCCGTGGCGCGGACGGCATCATGACCACGCCGACCAACAACTGCCACGCGATGCCCGGCGGCGACGACCGGTACGACGCCAATGGCAATATCACGTCTGGCGCCGACGGGATTATCGACACCCGGCCGAACGTGGACGGATCGTACTTCAACTCCGGCTGCACCGGCACGCTGATCGACTCCAAGCACATCGTGACCGCCGGCCACTGCGTGTACGACCGGGTCGACCGGCCGGCCGCGAACGTCCGGATTACGTACAACAGCTTCGTCGACCGGATGCGCGTGGTCCCGGCGTACGACAGCGGCAACGCGCCGTATTGCGATGCGTTCGCCGTCCACGTGCAGTCGTTTTTCGGCTGGACGCAGAACGGCAACTACGACGCCGACATGGCGATCGTTGAGCTGGACCGCCCGATCGGCGCGTTGACCGGCTGGTTCGGTTACGGCGTTCGCAGCGACTGCGCCTTTTACCTGCCGGGGCCCGGCGGCACGTTTTTCAACAACTTCTCCTATCCCGGACGGGCGCTCAGCAACGGGATGCGGATGTACAACCAGGGAGGGCGTTTCGACGCCTGCGGCGGAAATGACTGCGCCGGAGTGAACCGGCCGAACCAGGTGGAGTACAACCAGCTTTCCTACGGCGGACAGAGCGGCAGCTCGTTCTACGCATTCACCGGCATGCCGGCGCAGCGCCGCGTTTACGCGATTCTCTCGAACGGCACGAACGTGCCGCCTTGCACCGGCAACCCGCGCATCAACAACGCGGCGTTCACTTCGTTTCAGAACTACATCACGGCGCACACGCCGGTGGGCGTTGACCTCGTGCCGCTGAATTGCCGCGTGACGCCGGCGCATCCGATGGAAGTGGTGGCGGGCAACCGCGTGACGACGTTTAACTACCTGGTTCACAACTACTCGCGAAACGGGCACAACGCGGTCAGCCAGCAGGTCAGCACGTATCTCTCCGGGAACGACATTATTTCCGTGGCCGACACGCTGGTGGGAACGCACACGTTCAGTTGGAACTTCGGATCGAAGAAATCGGTGCGTATCAACGTCAACGCCAACCGTCCGCTGATTCCGTTGAACACGGCGCCGAACGACTACTTCCTGGGCGTCATCGTGAACATCAACGACGCCAACAACGGCAACAACGCCACCGTCCGTTGCGACGTGGCGAAGATTCGCGTGGTCGGCGGCGGGGCGTGCTGTCTCAATGACGGAACGTGCCTGCCCGCGCGCAGCCTGGCGCAGTGCAACGCCGCCGGTGGCATGTACCAGGGCAACGGCACGAGCTGCACCCCCAATCCCTGCCCGGTTGTGATGGGCGCCTGCTGCCGCCCCGAGAGCGGCGAGTGCTTTGTCACCACGCAGTCAACCTGCCAGCTCAGCGGCTGGAACTACCAGGGCGACAACACGACCTGCGCGCCGAATCCCTGCCCGCAGCCGCCCACCGGCGCCTGCTGCCCGCTGGATGGCTCGCCGTGCCACGTCACCAACGCGTATCTTTGCGCACAGGGCGGCGGCCAGTACCAGGGCAACAACGTGCCCTGCCTGCCGAATCCGTGTCAGCCGACGACCCAGCCGGTCGCCGGCGCCTGCTGCGACGCGGCCGGCGAGTGCGCCGAGCTGACTGAAGACGAGTGCGAATTCGTCGGCGGCGTGTTCTACGGCGCGGGAACGCTCTGCGCGACTACGAACTGCGCCCAGGAGCCGGTCGGCGCCTGCTGCTTCGGAGTGAACTGCATCGATCTGACCGAGTTCGACTGCGCGATCTCCGGCGGTTTGTGGCTTGGCGCGGGTTTCAACTGCCTCGCGAACCCGTGTTTCGATCCGCCCCTCACGGGCGCCTGCTGCGACACTCTCACCGGAACCTGCCTGCAGCTCACCAGCCAGCAGTGTCTCGACGCCGGCGGCGTCTACTTCGGCGACCTCAGCAGTTGCGATCCGTCGCCCTGCGGCTACATCAGCGGCGCCTGTTGCGACGCCGGCGGCGGCTGCACCGTTCAGACTGAAATCGCCTGCTGGCTGGGCGGCGGGACCTACGGCGGCGACGGCACGACCTGCACGCCCAACCCCTGCCCGCAACCGGCGACCGGCGCCTGCTGCGACGCCTACGGCGTGTGCGCGATTCGCACGGCGGCGGACTGCGCGACCGTGGGCGGAACGTACTTCGGCGACGGCTCCGAATGCGCGAACCATCCGTGCTCGCCGCCCGGCAGCGGCGCCTGCTGCGACGCCGTCGGCGATTGCTACATCGCGCTGGCGCCCGATTGCAGCGCGACGGGCGGCACGTACCTGGGCGACAACACCGCCTGCGGCGACGGCGCGTGCGCCTTCGCCAACGGCGCCTGCTGCGATCTGGCGGGCGGCTGCTCTATCGCCAGCCAGAATGGATGCGCCGGCCAGGGCGGCCTGTTCCTGGGCCCGGCCTCGACCTGCGCACCGGGCGCGTGTCCGTCGCTGTGCCTGTGCGGCGACGCGAATTGCGACGGGGTAGTGAACGCGCTGGACATCAACGCGTTCGTCATGGCGGTCAACAGCCAGGCGCAGTGGCAGAGCATGTTCACATGCGATTTCCTGTGCTCGAATGACGTGAACCGCGACGGCGCGGTGAACATCCTGGATATCAACGCCTTCGTCGCGGCGCTGGCCGCCGGCGGATGTCAGTAG
- the miaA gene encoding IPP transferase, which yields METSTPTENRDRRPRIIVLAGCTASGKGEVARLLARRIGAEILSVDSMKVYRGMDIGTNKPTLAERGDVPHHLIDVADPWEAFSAARFVERADQVVAEVTARGRPVVAVGGTVLYLKCWYEGLFDGPSADAAIRAEIRTRAQREGQDALHAELAAIDPQAAARIHRRDLRRIERALEVHRLTGRPISELQQQWSAAQVRRPEWNWTLFGLRRQREAGNRRVNERVRKMIAEGLVEEARRIWTDARGVGDQARQAVGYAELFAHFEDKLSLDDAIEQIKINSRRLAKRQRSWLKRMGGMRWIDVDAEGVAAVVEKLKVASSE from the coding sequence ATGGAAACATCCACGCCGACGGAAAATCGCGACCGCCGCCCGCGGATCATCGTCCTCGCCGGCTGCACCGCCTCCGGCAAAGGCGAGGTCGCGCGGCTGCTGGCACGCCGCATCGGCGCGGAGATTCTCAGCGTCGATTCGATGAAGGTCTATCGCGGGATGGACATCGGCACGAACAAGCCGACGCTGGCCGAGCGCGGCGACGTGCCGCATCACTTGATCGACGTCGCCGACCCGTGGGAGGCGTTCAGCGCCGCGCGCTTTGTCGAGCGGGCCGACCAGGTGGTCGCGGAAGTCACGGCTCGCGGTCGGCCGGTCGTCGCCGTCGGCGGAACCGTGCTCTATCTGAAATGCTGGTACGAAGGCCTGTTTGACGGCCCATCGGCGGACGCGGCCATCCGCGCGGAAATCCGCACCCGGGCGCAGCGCGAAGGCCAGGACGCCCTGCACGCGGAACTGGCCGCGATTGACCCGCAGGCCGCCGCCCGCATCCACCGCCGCGACCTGCGGCGGATTGAGCGGGCGCTGGAGGTGCATCGCCTGACCGGCCGGCCCATTTCGGAATTGCAGCAGCAGTGGAGCGCAGCACAGGTCCGCCGGCCGGAGTGGAACTGGACGCTTTTCGGCCTGCGGCGGCAGCGCGAGGCGGGCAACCGGCGCGTCAACGAGCGCGTGCGGAAGATGATCGCAGAGGGTCTGGTGGAGGAAGCCCGGCGAATCTGGACCGACGCGCGCGGCGTCGGGGATCAGGCGCGCCAGGCGGTTGGCTACGCCGAACTATTCGCCCATTTCGAAGACAAGCTCTCTCTCGATGATGCGATTGAGCAGATCAAGATCAACTCGCGCCGACTGGCGAAGCGGCAGCGGTCGTGGCTGAAGCGGATGGGGGGGATGAGGTGGATTGACGTCGATGCCGAAGGTGTGGCGGCGGTTGTGGAGAAGTTAAAAGTAGCGAGTAGCGAGTAG
- the fabG_3 gene encoding 3-oxoacyl-[acyl-carrier-protein] reductase FabG produces the protein MHSATKTNGNESTTMSISRYHGATGRMDLSTKAAVITGGARGIGAAVCHALVRERIKAIGLVDVSDDVMRFATEFNSEVGREAVVPFRGDVTDASFRRGVFSALEGRFGSVSICVPAAGITRDKLAVRVDREAGTVEVYPEADWERVLAVDLTAPIYWALETVASVARERLKRGLKRWEPAEPLEGAIIFIGSVSSAGNRGQVSYATAKAGLEGAQATLAAEAIFHGVRSAIIHPGYTDTAMVRALGEEFIQQRIIPQTQLRRLIRPEEIADAICFMICNAAVSGKVWVDAGWHPVA, from the coding sequence ATGCACAGCGCCACGAAGACCAACGGCAACGAAAGCACGACCATGAGCATCTCACGCTACCACGGCGCCACCGGACGGATGGACCTTTCGACCAAGGCCGCGGTCATCACCGGCGGAGCGCGCGGCATCGGCGCCGCCGTCTGCCACGCGCTGGTGCGCGAGCGGATCAAGGCCATCGGCCTGGTCGACGTGAGCGACGATGTGATGCGCTTCGCCACGGAATTCAACAGCGAGGTCGGCCGCGAGGCGGTCGTGCCCTTCCGCGGCGACGTGACGGACGCCTCCTTTCGTCGCGGCGTCTTCTCGGCCCTGGAGGGGCGCTTCGGCTCCGTTTCCATCTGCGTGCCGGCGGCCGGCATCACGCGCGACAAGCTGGCCGTGCGCGTCGATCGCGAGGCCGGCACAGTCGAGGTGTATCCCGAGGCCGATTGGGAGCGCGTGCTGGCGGTTGATCTGACGGCGCCGATCTACTGGGCCCTGGAGACGGTCGCCAGCGTCGCCCGCGAGCGCCTGAAACGCGGGCTGAAACGCTGGGAGCCGGCCGAGCCGCTCGAAGGCGCCATCATCTTCATCGGCTCGGTCTCGTCGGCCGGCAACCGCGGCCAGGTGTCCTACGCCACCGCCAAGGCCGGACTCGAAGGCGCCCAGGCCACGCTCGCGGCCGAGGCCATCTTCCACGGCGTGCGCAGCGCGATCATCCACCCCGGCTACACCGACACGGCGATGGTCCGCGCGCTGGGCGAGGAGTTCATTCAGCAGCGCATCATTCCGCAGACGCAGCTCCGCCGCCTGATCCGCCCGGAGGAAATCGCCGACGCGATCTGCTTCATGATCTGCAACGCGGCCGTGAGCGGAAAAGTGTGGGTGGACGCCGGCTGGCATCCGGTGGCGTGA
- a CDS encoding PHB/PHA accumulation regulator DNA-binding domain protein, whose translation MSENDRAAKLHIKKYSNRRFYDTTRSSHVTLTELHDLITKGAELVITDSSTGDDITNQVLTQIILERDADKLGIFPSSVLHQMIRTQQQMLGSVVEDFFRQTLAAQRASQERWMQFLQNTLGAIPSSPAGPMMDWTRQWMQAFTPGAGWAGSAAAPSASPPAGSASASPRAQATDGRRAEGVVAAERQAEIDELRKTIAGLAEKIEQMSSKRP comes from the coding sequence ATGTCTGAGAACGACCGCGCCGCGAAACTGCACATCAAGAAGTACTCCAACCGACGTTTTTATGACACCACGCGCAGCTCGCACGTCACACTGACGGAACTGCACGACCTGATCACCAAGGGCGCCGAGCTGGTGATCACCGATTCTTCAACCGGCGACGACATCACCAATCAGGTGTTGACGCAGATCATCCTCGAACGCGATGCCGACAAACTCGGGATATTTCCCTCGTCGGTCCTGCACCAAATGATCCGAACGCAGCAGCAAATGCTCGGCTCGGTTGTCGAGGACTTCTTCCGCCAGACGCTCGCCGCGCAGCGCGCCTCGCAGGAGCGCTGGATGCAGTTTCTTCAGAACACGTTGGGGGCGATCCCCTCGTCGCCTGCCGGGCCCATGATGGACTGGACGCGGCAGTGGATGCAGGCGTTCACGCCCGGCGCCGGCTGGGCCGGAAGCGCCGCGGCGCCGTCGGCGTCGCCACCGGCAGGAAGTGCGTCCGCGTCACCCAGGGCTCAAGCGACTGACGGGAGGCGGGCAGAAGGCGTGGTCGCCGCCGAGCGACAGGCGGAGATTGATGAGCTGCGAAAGACGATCGCCGGGTTGGCGGAGAAGATTGAGCAGATGTCGTCGAAGCGTCCGTAG